A genomic window from Chrysoperla carnea chromosome 3, inChrCarn1.1, whole genome shotgun sequence includes:
- the LOC123295961 gene encoding protein phosphatase 1 regulatory subunit 36-like: IIIQDIRDVVMFTIPKNQLSKENIQYFHCRSMDSLLRSLIIYFQYFMQVWEDLIASKKEAETKLFQPSIIDKENKIHDELADLRAMVSKAYFNFLIGAADTKSYHHIKSNKSGVSAGEKDVRFVEFLYQVCVRVVWIALLRRNRSLIEMELNRMLRSDTYNHVARTPSGNNTTPLLKEFNRVLYGKCNENEKKLLQRSNVGKEIFNGDHDYRMLAIGNNTLENVDERIKYLEIAYSTPEENLLELNVPVGILGYPRSDFDEMLTLRFARNDDGSVKVWPKMVLPEKSRTRFKTDSKINQFQFPNTPSNMQSQIRVQQCKKWIEYLSSMPKGYSTIDQNAYTLSMSTR, encoded by the exons ATAATAATTCAAGATATTAGAGATGTTGTCATGTTTACAATACCTAAAAATCAGCTAtctaaagaaaatattcaatattttcattgtcGTTCAATGGACTCTCTTTTGAGATCTCTAATTATatactttcaatattttatgcag GTTTGGGAGGATTTAATAGCTAGTAAAAAGGAAGCAGAAACAAAACTATTTCAGCCGAGTATAATCGATAAAGAAAATAAGATTCATGATGAATTGGCTGATTTACGAGCAATGGTATCCAaagcatattttaattttctaattggTGCAGCTGATACAAAATCTTATCatcatataaaatcaaataaatctgGTGTATCTGCTGGTGAAAAAGATGTAcgtttcgttgaatttctaTATCAAGTATGTGTACGTGTGGTTTGGATTGCATTATTACGGCGAAATCGAAGTTTAATTGAAATGGAATTAAATCGAATGTTACGTTCAGATACATATAATCATGTAGCGCGTACCCCATCTGGAAATAATACTACACCACTGTTAAAAGAATTCAATCGAGTTTTGTATGGTAAATGTAatgagaatgaaaaaaaattgctgcAAAGATCTAATGTTggcaaagaaatatttaatggaGATCATGATTACAGAATGTTGGCTATTGGCAATAATACTttggaaaa TGTTGATGAAAGAATCAAATATTTGGAAATAGCCTATTCTACTCCTGAAGAAAATCTACTTGAATTAAATGTACCTGTTGGTATATTAGGATATCCTCGttcagattttgatgaaatgcTAACCCTTCGTTTTGCGCGAAATGATGATGGTAGTGTTAAAGTTTGGCCCAAAATGGTACTACCGGAGAAATCAAGAACAAG atttaaaactgattcaaaaataaatcaattccaATTTCCAAACACACCAAGCAATATGCAAAGTCAAATACGAGTGCAACAGTGTAAAAAATGGATTGAATATTTATCATCGATGCCTAAAGGTTATAGTACTATTGATCAAAATGCTTACACTCTGTCTATGTCCACGcgataa